The sequence CGGGCAGGTGGTGGGGCGACTCGAGGTACAGGATGCCGTTGGAGGTGTCCACGCAATGCCGACCCGCCTGCTGGGAGGCGACCTTCCCCGGGATGAAGTTCGACGTGCCGATGAACTCGGCCACGAACTTGTTGGCCGGCTGCTCGTACACCTCGCGCGGCTTGCCGAGCTGGACGACGCCGCCCCGCTCCATGACGGCGATCTGCGTGGAGAGGGCGAGCGCCTCCACCTGGTCGTGCGTCACGTAGACCGAGGTGATGCCCATCTCCCGCTGCAGCCGCTTCAGCTCGTAGCGCAGGGACTCCCGCAGCTTGGCGTCCAGGTTCGACAGCGGCTCGTCGAGGAGCAGCAGCGGGGGCTCGATCACCAGGGCGCGGGCGAGGGCCAGGCGCTGCTGCTGACCGCCGGAGAGCTTGGTCGCCTGCCGGCCGGCCTGCTCGGACAACTGCATCGTCGCCAGCACCCGCTCGACCTTCTCGGCGATCACCTTCTTCGCCGGGCGCTGGCCGCGGGGCCGGACCTGCAGCGGGAAGGCGACGTTGTCGAACACCGTCATGTGCGGCCAGATCGCGTAGGACTGGAAGACCATGCCCAGACCCCGCTGGTTGGCCGGCAGGTTGACCGTGCGCCCGGTGCCGGTGGAGGAGAACATCACCCGGTCTCCGACGGCGATGGTCCCGCTGTCCGGCTTCTCCAGACCGGCGATCGACCGGAGCGTGGTGGTCTTGCCGCAACCCGACGGGCCGAGCAGGGTGAACAGCTCACCCTCCTTGACCTCGAAGCTGACGTCGTTGACGGCGAAGACCGTGGTGTGCCCGGCCTCGTCCTTCTTCTTGCCTCGGGCCTTCTCGCCGGCGAAGGACTTGACGAGGTTGTCGATCCTCAGCATGGGATTCAGGAGTCCTTTCCGACTCGGAGCACGTGCGGTGGAATGGAATGGGTGTCGCTGTTCTGACGGGTACGGGCGCTCGGCTCAGTCCTCACGCAGACCCACCTTGGCGCCGAGCTTGTAGGCGATCGTGACCATCACCATCAGCGCCAGCACCATGAGCACGCCGATCGCGGCCAGGACGTTGAACGACCCGTTCTCGAACTGCTCCCAGATGAGGATGGAGAGCACCTCGTTGCCCGGGCTGTACAGGAGGATCGAGCTGGACAGCTCGCGGAAGCTGACGACCAGGATGTAGATGAAGCCGGCCGTGATGCCCGGTGACAGCAGCGGCAGCAGCACCCGGCGGAACGTCGTCCACCAGCTGGCGCCACTGACCATCGCCGACTCCTCGAGCTCCGAGGAGATCTGCGTCATAGACGTCGTCGCGTAGCGCATGCCGTACGGCATGTACTTGGTGCAGTAGGCGATCAGCAGGATCAGCAACGTTCCGTACACCGGCAGCGGGAACCGCAGGTACACGAACGAGATCGACAGGCCGAGCACGATGCCGGGGATGACCAGCGGCACGAAGCTGAGCTGCTCGACGATGCCGCGCCCCGGGAGGGTGGACCGCACCGAGATCCAGGCCGCGATCGCCATCAGGGCCATGACGATCGTCGCCGAGCCGATGCCCAGGATCAGGCTGTTCCTCAGGGCCCGCGCGGCGGAGTTCATCTCGAACACCTGGATGAAGTTGTCGAAGGTGAACGCGGAGAAGGCGTCCCACGACGGTGCCTGGTAGTAGGGCAGCAGGGCGGCGTAGATCAGCACCAGCAGCGGGCCCAGCACCGTGACGAAGAAGTAGAACAGGATGCCGACGCCGACGACGGGCTTCCACTTGCCCAGGTCCAGCGGCCGCGGACGGAAGCCCTTGCCGGTGACGGTCTGGTAGGTCTTGCTGCCCTTGCCGGCCAGCAGTCGGCTGACGGCCACACCGATGACGGCGACCGCGAGGAGGCTCACCGCGAGGGCGCCGGCCGCGCCGAGGTCCTGCGGGTAGCTGCGCAGCACGAAGTAGATCCGGCTGGTGAAGACGTAGATGCCGTTCTGCAGGCCCAGCAGCGCCGGCACCTCGAACGATTCGAGGCTGGTGATGAGGATGACCAGGACCGAGGACAGCAGGGCGGGCCGCACCAGCGGCAGGGTCACCTTGCGCAGCGCCTGCATGCGCGAGGCACCCGACATCAGCGCGGACTCCTCGAGCGAGGGGTCCATCGACCGGAACGCCGCGACCATCAGCAGGAAGACGATCGGCGAGGAGTGCAGCCCCTCGACCCAGATCATCCCCCAGATGCTGAAGATGTTGAACGGGGCGTCGCCGAGGATCGGCTCGAAGAACGCGTTCAGCAGCCCGATCTGGGGACTGGCCAGGAAGATCCAGGAGACCGTGTAGAGGATGCCGGGGATGATCAGCGGGACGATCGACGCGGCGAAGAACAGCGCCTTGAAGGGCACCGCCGTGCGCACGTTGAGGTAGGCCAGCGTGGTGCCGACCGTGATCGACAGCAGAGCCGCCCCGCCGGCGAAGGCGAGGGAGTTGCCCCACAGCTCCCCCATCCGGCCATCGCCGTAGGCACGCTGGAAACTGCCGAGGTCGAGGCCCTCCGCGTCGAAGAACGTGCCCCAGACGAGGTAGCCGAGGGGGACGAGCGCCAGGTAGCCGATCGCGGCGGCCACCCCGGCGACGATGAACATCTTGGGCGTCAGTGGCCCCCGCCACCGCGCCTTCTTACGCTCCGGCGGGCCGTCGCTGGGCCGGCGCAACTCCTCCGGCGTCACCGCCGGATCGGCCAGGTTGGCGGTCATCCCGGGGGATCACTCCTTCATGTCTGGGGGTGGGGCAAGGTGGGGAACCGGCCCGGACCGGGCCTCAGGCGCTCGACCGGGGCGGCGCCACGCTGGTGCGTGACGCCGCCCCGGTCCGGGGTCAGTCGCCGATCGTCTCGACGCCCGAGAGCAGGTCGTCGTAGCGCTGGCTCCACTCGGAGCCCTCGTCGAGCAGCTTCTGGCCGTCCACCGCGACGAGCTCGGACTCGACCTCGACGGTGGACGGGGTGGCCTCCGCGGAGGCGAGGACCTCCTGGCCCTCCGTGAGCAGCCAGTCCATGAACAACATGGCCGTGGCCGGGTTCTGCGCGGTCTTCATGCAGCTGCCCCCGTTGGGCCGGGCGATGATCGGGTTGACGTAGGGCTGGGTCTCCAGCGGGGCGCCATCGGCCTTGGCCGCCTCGACGATGTAGGTGTAGTTCGACGAGGCGAGGCCGTACTGCCCGGCGCTCATCAGCTCGGCCATGACCGTGTGGCCCTTGACCACCTTGGCGCCGTCGACGATGTCGGCCCAGAGCTGGTCGACCTCCTCCTGGCTCCTGCCCTGCTCGAGCCAGTAGTCGGTCAGCGCCATGTACCAGTCGTAGTCACCGAGCTCGAGGGCCAGCTGGCCGTCGTACTTGGGGTCGGCCAGGTCCTCCCACACCTCCGGCGGGTCCTGGATGAGGTTGACGTTCCAGCTCGGCGCGAAGAGGTTGAACCGCGTCGCCACCCAGTCCTCGTACACGCCCGCCTCGGGCACCTCCGCGATCCGCTCCGGCGAGGAGCACTGGGCCATGACGTCCTCCTGCTGGAGGGCCATGAGCTCCGTGGCGTTCGTCTCCACCACGTCGTTCCCGGCGAAACCGGCGTCCTGCTCCTGCAGGATTCGCTGCAGGACGGTCTCGGACCCGGCGCGGTAGGTGCTCACGTCGATGTCGAACTCGTCGCTGAAGGCCTCGGTGACGGCGTCCACCATGTCGGCGTTCATCGAGGTGTAGAGGTTCAGCCCGTCCTCCTCGGCGGCGAGCTCGACGAGCCGGTCGCGACGTTCCTGACCGGTGAGCTCGCCGAGCTCCTCGTACAGCTGCTCCGCGTCCGTCGGGCCGGAGGCCGCATCGCCGTTCGACCCGCCGGAGG is a genomic window of Blastococcus sp. HT6-30 containing:
- a CDS encoding extracellular solute-binding protein encodes the protein MRKPRTLARTALAAGAVVVLAACGGNPASSPSGGSNGDAASGPTDAEQLYEELGELTGQERRDRLVELAAEEDGLNLYTSMNADMVDAVTEAFSDEFDIDVSTYRAGSETVLQRILQEQDAGFAGNDVVETNATELMALQQEDVMAQCSSPERIAEVPEAGVYEDWVATRFNLFAPSWNVNLIQDPPEVWEDLADPKYDGQLALELGDYDWYMALTDYWLEQGRSQEEVDQLWADIVDGAKVVKGHTVMAELMSAGQYGLASSNYTYIVEAAKADGAPLETQPYVNPIIARPNGGSCMKTAQNPATAMLFMDWLLTEGQEVLASAEATPSTVEVESELVAVDGQKLLDEGSEWSQRYDDLLSGVETIGD
- a CDS encoding ABC transporter ATP-binding protein, which produces MLRIDNLVKSFAGEKARGKKKDEAGHTTVFAVNDVSFEVKEGELFTLLGPSGCGKTTTLRSIAGLEKPDSGTIAVGDRVMFSSTGTGRTVNLPANQRGLGMVFQSYAIWPHMTVFDNVAFPLQVRPRGQRPAKKVIAEKVERVLATMQLSEQAGRQATKLSGGQQQRLALARALVIEPPLLLLDEPLSNLDAKLRESLRYELKRLQREMGITSVYVTHDQVEALALSTQIAVMERGGVVQLGKPREVYEQPANKFVAEFIGTSNFIPGKVASQQAGRHCVDTSNGILYLESPHHLPVGSDVVVSIRPEAVELTTSSQGDRAANEWGGTVVARAFLGDAVDHVVAVGEHEMRARVNPSVSIESGTPVYLQLDPSKISLVPVN
- a CDS encoding iron ABC transporter permease encodes the protein MTANLADPAVTPEELRRPSDGPPERKKARWRGPLTPKMFIVAGVAAAIGYLALVPLGYLVWGTFFDAEGLDLGSFQRAYGDGRMGELWGNSLAFAGGAALLSITVGTTLAYLNVRTAVPFKALFFAASIVPLIIPGILYTVSWIFLASPQIGLLNAFFEPILGDAPFNIFSIWGMIWVEGLHSSPIVFLLMVAAFRSMDPSLEESALMSGASRMQALRKVTLPLVRPALLSSVLVILITSLESFEVPALLGLQNGIYVFTSRIYFVLRSYPQDLGAAGALAVSLLAVAVIGVAVSRLLAGKGSKTYQTVTGKGFRPRPLDLGKWKPVVGVGILFYFFVTVLGPLLVLIYAALLPYYQAPSWDAFSAFTFDNFIQVFEMNSAARALRNSLILGIGSATIVMALMAIAAWISVRSTLPGRGIVEQLSFVPLVIPGIVLGLSISFVYLRFPLPVYGTLLILLIAYCTKYMPYGMRYATTSMTQISSELEESAMVSGASWWTTFRRVLLPLLSPGITAGFIYILVVSFRELSSSILLYSPGNEVLSILIWEQFENGSFNVLAAIGVLMVLALMVMVTIAYKLGAKVGLRED